The sequence below is a genomic window from Candidatus Dormiibacterota bacterium.
AGGCGCTCCGACGTTCAAAGCTGGAATGAGGCGAGCGCCAGCCCGATTGCGCCTGGTCCAACCGCGCGGCCTGGGACAGGATGAGGGCGGCGAACCGGCGCGCCTCCTCGCGGCTCAGATGGACTATCCGGACGTCGTCCTCCGCCGTCCCGGCAATCTTCAGCTCGACGGAAGAGCTCGCCGGATCGGCCCCCACCTGAATCTCCATCGTGAGTTCGTCTATCAGTCTCATGCGGTGGCCCTCGCTCGACCTCCCTTTCACGAATCGTGCCAATCCTCGATGCGTGCCGAAGCCAGGGGTTGGGCCGTGAATTGCGCCGAACGCGCGGCCGGATCGTGGGCAGGAGTGTCCGAAGTCGAACAGTTGCGTTTGAAAATGGGATGGTCGAGCCTACCGTCCGATGGTCAGGACCACGCGAAAACGCGCCTTGCCGCTCATCATGCGCTCGTAGGCCTCGGAGGCGCGCTCGAACGGGAAGGTCTCGTTCATCGACCGCACGCCCGTGCTCGCGCTGAAGGTCAGCGTCTCCTGCGTGTCGATCGACGTCCCCGAGTACCACCCCTTGATCGAGCGGCGTCCGGAGAGAAGCAGGACAGGTGAGACTTGCAGCGACGGCGCCGCCCCGACGATCATGAGCGTGCCGTTGATCGCCAGCCCGCCCTGCACGGCGCCGATCGCCTCGCCGCTGGTCGCCGTCGCCAGGATGACCGCGGCACCGCCCATCTTCTGGAGCTCCGCCGCCGGATCCTGGGCCTGGCTGTCGATGTACCCCGCCGCGCCGAGCCGGCGGGCATGCGGCTCCTTGTCCTTGCCGCGAGCGATGCCGATCGTGTGGAAGCCCATCCTGGCGGCATACTGCACCGCGAGATGCCCCAGCCCGCCGAGGCCGAGCACGGCGACGACGTCCCCCGGCCGCGCACCGCTGTTGCGCAGCGCGTTGAATGTCGTCAGGCCGGCGCACATCAGGGGAGCCGCCTCGACCGGGTCGAGACCCGCCGGCATCCGCGCCACGGCGCTGGCGGGGGCGATCAGGTACTCCGCGTAACCACCGTCGTAGGTGATGCCGGTCACCTGACCGGTCACGCACGCGAAGAAGTCTCCGCGCCGGCAGTGGTCGCAGCGTCCGTCGTACCCGCCGTTCCACCCCACGCCGGCCGGCTGTCCCTCCTCCCATCCGACCACGCCGGGGCCGACCGCGTCGATCGTCCCCGCCACCTCGTGTCCCGGCACGCGCGGATACTGCATCCCGGGCCAGCCCCCCTCCTTGGTGAGCGAATCGCTGTGGCAGATGCCGCAGGCGCGCACCTTGATCCGTAGCGTTCCGGCCCCCGGCTCCGGGATCGGTCTCTCCACCATCTCGAGCGGCCCGCCGGGCCGGGACACCTGTACCGCGCGCATCGTCGCCATGGGTTCACCAGTCTAACAGCACGATCACCGGAGGGACAAGCCTCGTCCGGTAGGGTTTGGAGTCCGTCTTGTCGGCTTACTTGACCTCCTGCGGTGTCCGGTTCTGCACGAACTGCCACCCGAACCGCCCCTTGATGCACAGGTGCCCGTTCGTGACGTCGTGGTCCAGCGGTGAGGTGACCTTGACGATCCTGTTCTCCTGCACGCGCAGCTGGAGCGTGCAGCCGACGCCGCAGTAGGGGCAGATGGTGTCGGTCTGGGTCTGCTTCGACTCGTCCCAGGTGCCGGCGCGGCGCATGTCGTATTCGCTCTTGAACATCAGAGCGCCGGTGGGGCAGACGCCGATGCAGTTGCCGCAATAGACGCAGGCGGAGTCGGTGAGCGGGCGGCCGGACTCGGTCGAGATGCGGGCGTCGAATCCGCGGCCGGCGACGGCGATGGCGAACGTGTTCTGGGCGTCCTTGCCGCAGGCCTCGACGCACTTGTAGCAGAGGATGCACTTCGAGTAGTCGCGGATGTACAGGTCGTTGTCGATCTTCGGCGGCTGCGCTACGGTGGCGGCCTTGGGGCCGAAGCGCTCGGGACGGGCGGCGTAGCGCTTCATGTGCCCCTTGACCTCGTCCGAGACGAGCGACAGGTCGACGGAGGACGCCAGGAGCTCAAGCACGAGCTTGCGGCTCAGGCGGACGCGCTCGCTGTCGGTGCGCACCACCATCTTCGGCTCGACCGGGCGCGAGCAGGCGGGGACCAGGACGCGCGAGCCCTCCACTTCGACGACGCAGACGCGGCAGACGTTGACCGGGGTCAGGGTCTCGAGGTAGCAGAGGGTCGGCGTGTCGATCTTCAGGCCGCGGCAGGCCTGCAGGATCGTCGTCCCTTCCGACACGCGCACGGCGGCACCGTCGATCGTCAGCTCCACGTCGCGCCGGGGGGCACCGCCCGGGCGGTCGCTCATGCGCTCCCCTTTCCGTCGAACAGGTGCAGCTTGCGAAGCGCCGACTGCACGGCGCCGGCGGCAGTCTGGCCGAGGCCGCATATCGAGGCGTCGCGCATCGCCTGGGCGACCTCGTCGATGAGGAGGGCTTCCTGGGCGGCCGAGCCGAGCGGTCGCTTCGCGGCCAGTCGGTGCAGCGCCTCCTCCTGCCGGACCGTTCCGACGCGGCACGGGACGCATTGGCCGCACGACTCGTCGCGGAAGAAGGTTGCGATGCGCAGGACGGTGTCCTGAAGATCGACCGTGTCGTCGAACAGCATGACGACGCCCGAGCCGAGCGTGGCGCCGATCGCCCGCGTCCCCTCGAAGGTGAGCGGGACTTCTATCTCGGCGGGAGTGACGAAGACGCCGGCCGCGCCGCCGAGCAGGATCGCCTGCAAGGGACGGCCGCCGCGCACGCCGCCGGCGAGGTCGATGAGCTGATGGAGCGTCGCCCCGAACGGGACTTCATAGAGGCCCGGGCGGGTCGCGCAGCCGGAGACGCAGAACAGTTTCGGACCGGTCGACTGGTCGGAGCCGACGGCGGCGAACGCCGGGCCCCCCTCCAGGACGATGTCGAGCACGTTGACCAGTGTTTCAACATTGTTGATCGCGGTCGGCTTGCCGAAGAGACCGACCTGCACGGGGAACGGCGGCTTGTTGCGCGGCTCGCCGCGGTGGCCTTCGATCGAGTTGAACAGGGCCGTCTCCTCGCCGCAGATGTAGGCTCCGGCGCCGCGGCGGATCTCGACGTCGAAGCGGAGCCCCTCGCCGAGGATGTCGTCGCCGAGGAAGCCGCGCGTGCGGGCCTGCTCGATGGCCCCCTGGAGACGCTCGATCGCCAGCGGGTACTCGCCGCGCACGTAGATGAAACCGCGCTCGCAGGCGGTGGCGTGGGCGGCGACAGTCATCGACTCGAGAACGGCGAACGGGTCCTCCTCCATCAGGACGCGGTCCTTGAAGGTGCCCGGCTCGGATTCGTCCGCGTTGCAGACGAGATAGTGCGGGCGCACCGGCTGGCGCGCCACCGCTTCCCATTTGCGCCCGGTCGGGAAGGCGGCGCCGCCTCGGCCGACGAGCTTCGAGTCGAGGACTTCGCGCAGGATCCCCTCGGGGCCGATGGCGAGGGCGCGGCGCAGCGCGGCGTACCCGCCGTGGGCGCGGTAGTCGTCGAGACTCTCGGGGTCGGCGACGCCGACGCGCCTGAGGAGGCGGAGGCCGGGGGCGCGCGGCGCGAGGGTCTGCGGGGCGGAGGGGACGCCGGAATGTGCGGAGGCGGCGCGGGGCGTGTCGATCCCCGCCGTCACGTCCGCCGCCGTCGCCGGCGCGAGGCTCCAATCCCCTCGCCCCTCCCCCGCCGACTGGAACATCACGGCCGGGGCGCGTTCGCACTGGCCGAGGCACGGGCTCCTCAGCCATGTGGCCGACGCCCCCTTCTTCGCTTCGCCCGGCGGGCCGAGACGCTTCTCCATCTCGCGGCAGAGGTCGAGCGCGCCGCTCACACGGCAGGCGATGTCGTCGCAGACGTGCACCACCGTCTTCGGCCGCGGCTCGAGGGAGAACATCGCGTAGAACGCGGCGACGCCGTACGCCTCGGCGGGAGGAACCGACAACCGCTGGCAGACGTAATTGAGGGAGCCTTCGCTGATCCAGCCGACGCGCCCCTGGATGGCGTGCAGCGCCGGCAGCAGGAGGTCGCGCCGCCGCGCGGCATCCATGCCGCCGCGGGCGACCTGGGCCTCGCGGCCGGAGCGACGCGTCCCACCGTCCCAGCCGGACTCAGGAGGGCCGAGGGCCGCGTCTACGGCGGCCCGCTCTTCCGCCGTGGGGGTCGCTCCGGGGATGAGGTGCAGGTCCACTCAGGAGCTCCGGGCGCCGGCCCGCGCCCCGGCCGCGGCCGCGGCGCGCCCGCGCGGCGCGCCCTTGGAGAGCAGCCGCTCGATGCGGATGGCCGTCGCCTTGAATTCCGCCGTGCCGGACTTGGGGTCGGTCGCGTCGATGGTCAGCAGGTTCGTCGCAACGTCATCCTGGAAGTGCAGCGTCATGAAGGCGAGGCCCGGGCGCAGGCCGGTGTCGCCACGCACCGGCGCCTCGACCGAGCCGCGCCGCGACACGACGCGCACGCGCTCTCCTTCCTCCAGGCCGTAGCGCTCGAGGTCCTCCGGCGCGAGGTCGAGCGATTCACCGCGGCGCAGCGGGGACGCGTACCCGGCGGTCTGCACGCCGGTGTTGAACGAGTCGAGCCGGCGGCCGGTCGTCAGGCGGATCGGGTACTCCTCGGTCAGCCGGTCCACCGGCGGATCGTGCTCCACGACGCTGAACGGCGCGAGCCTCCCCTCGACCGGGTCCTTCCAGAGTCGATCGTGGAGAAACGGGCTCCCGGGGTGCGACTCGTCCGGGCAGGGCCAGTGCAGGCCTCCTGCCGATTCGAGACGCGCGTAGGACATTCCCTTGTGCCACGACGACAGAGAGCGCAATTCGTCCCAGATTTCTTCGGCGGTCGGCTGACCCCAGTCGCGCCCGAGAGCCCGCGCCAAGTCGCACACGATTCGCAGATCGTCGCGCGCCTGCCCCGGCGGTTCGAGCGCCTTGCGCACGCGCTGGACGCGACGTTCGCTGCTCGTCACGGTTCCTTCGGCCTCGCACCACGAGGCCGACGCCGGCAGCACCACGTGGGCCATCTGGGCCGTGCGCGTCATGAAGATGTCCTGCACGACCAGGTGGTCGAGCCCTTCCATCAGCCGCATCGCCCGCGTCATGTCGGCCTCCGACTGCGCGGGGTTCTCGCCGAGGACGTACACCGTCCGCAGCGTGCCGTGCTCCATGGCTTCGAACATCTGCGACAGGTGCATGCCGATCTTCGGCGGGATCGTGGCGCCATAGACCTTCTCGAACTTCGCGCGCAGCACCGCATCCTCGACGTCCTGCCCGCCCGGGAGCTTGTTCGGGATCGCCCCCATGTCGCCGCCCCCCTGCACGTTGTTCTGCCCGCGCAGCGGGTTCAGACCGGAGCCGTAGCGCCCCACGTGGCCGGTCAGAAGCGCCAGGTTGATCAGCGCGAGAACATTGTCCACCGCGTTGTGGTGCTCGGTGATCCCGAGCGTCCAGCAGAGCTGCGCCCGATCGGCGCGCGCGTAGGCGTGCGCCAGGTCGCGGATCGCCGCCGCCGGGACGCCGGTCTCCTTCTCCGCGTAATCCAGCGTGTACGTCCCGACTCCCGCGCGGTACGCCTCGAACCCCTGGGTGGCGCGCTCGACGAACGCCCGGTTCACGAGGTCCGCCGAGATGATCTCGCGTCCCATCGCGTTCGCCAGGGCGACGTCCGAGCCGACGTCGAGACCGAGCCACACGTCGGCCCATTGCGCCGAGCCGGTCCGGCGCGGATCGATGGCGTACAGCCGCGCGCCGTTCCGCACTCCCTTCAGGACGTGATGGAAGAAGATCGGGTGCGTCTCGCGCGCGTTCGAGCCCCACAGGAGGATCAGATCGGTCTCCTCGATCTCCCTGTAGGACGAGGTCCCGCCCCCGGCGCCGAAGACCGTCGTCAGACCGACGACGGAGGGCGCGTGTCAGGTCCGGTTGCAGGAATCGATGTTGTTCGATCCGATGACCGACCGCGTGAACTTCTGCGCCAGATAGTTGACCTCGTTGGTCGCCTTCGAGCAGGAGAACATGCCGAAGGACTGAGGCCCGTGGCTATCGGTCGCCGCGCGGAATCCCCGGGCGGCGGCTTCGAGCGCCTCCTCCCAGGTCGCGGGCGCCAGGATCCCGTTCTTGCGCAGAAGCGGCTCGGTCAGCCGGGTGTAGCCGCCCTTCATCGTCACTCCCATCGCGATTCGTGAAACGCGAACGTCGCTGAAGGTCCGAGCTTACCGCCGTTCATCGCATGTGTCCAGGAGTGGCCGGGCCGCCGTGAGGCGCGGTACATTGAGCGGCATGGAATCGCCGCTCGAGACCGGACGGAGCGCGCCGGCGAGGACCCTGGCCGCGGAGCTGGCCACCGCTCCCCTGCCGTACCTCGAGGGTGCGCTCGAGAACCCGGCGCTCGTCCCGGAGCTCCTGCTGGTCGCGCTGAAGAATCGCGCCGTCACGGCTCCGTTCATCCAGCGCGTCGCGCGCAATCCATCCTTGCTGAAGGTCTACGAGGTCAAATCGGCCCTCGTGCTGCACCCGAAGACACCGCGCGCCATCGCCATGAACCTGCTGCAGTACCTGTGGTGGCGGGACCTGGTCAGGGTCGCGGATCACGCGCCCCTGCCGCCGCCGCTGCGCCGCGTGGCGGAGCGGCTTCTGACCATCAGGCTGCAGGAGATGGCGCTGGGAGAGAAGATCGCCCTGGCCCGCATCGCCAGCCGCGGCGTGATCGCCTTCCTGCGCAGGCAGGATCATCCGATGGTGATACGGGCCCTGCTGCACAATCCTCGTCTTCTGGAGGAGGACGCCCTGACGATCGCCAGTGCCACGGTCACGCCGGGCCCCGTCCTGCAGGCGCTGGCGGATGACGGAAGGTTTTCGGCGCGGCCGGCCGTCCGGAAGGCGCTCGTTCAGAACCCCGAGACCCCTCCGTCCATCGCGCTGAGAATCCTCCAGAGTCTGAGCACCCGCGTCCTCAAGGAGTTGACCCATGCTCCCCACGTGCCGCAGCTGGTCAAAGTGGCCGCCGTGCGGCTCATCGAGGCGAGAGAGGGCCCGGAATAGATCGGGCGGGCGCTCCCCCCTCGATTTGATTAACTGATTGACGCATATTGACTTAGGGTGGTTTGACAAACCGTAACCCCATCCTTATTATTAGGCCACGGTCGAAAGTCATTCTGGCCCAACGAGTTGTAGTGCTGCGGGCGCGGTGTCGATGGCGAGCTTCGGCGAGTCCCTCAAACGTGAGCGCGAGCTGCGCGAAATTTCCCTGCGACAGATCTCCGAGGCCACAAAGATCAATCTCCGCTACCTCGAGGCTCTGGAGGAGAACCGTTTCGACGCCCTTCCCGGAGGGCTGTTCAACAAGGGATTCATCCGCGCCTACGCCACGTACATCGGCATCGACGGCGAGGCGATGGTCAACTCGTACCTGCAGGAAATCAACGTCCACCGTCCCGGCGGCGAGGCGTCCTCCCGCGGTCCTTCGAACCTGCACCGGCCGCAGGAGGTGCCGCAGCGTCGCGCGCCGGCGGGGGACAGGACGGAACGCCCCTCGGGCTCCGCGATGTCGACGGCTCAGCGCCGGGCGCAGGAGACCCGCGCTTCGGCGATTCCAGAGCCGAGCCGCCCCGCGCACGCGCCGTCCCAGGGGGAGACGAGGGCCACGATCGCGGCCCTGGAGCGCGTGCTGGATCAGACGCCCCGTCCCGCGGTCAGCGGCATCGACGTCGCCGACACGCAGGCGACGGCCTCGTCCCGCGTGCTCGTGTGGGTGCTGTCCCTGGTCGCCGCGGCAGGCGTGCTGTTCCTGATCGTCAGCCTGGTGCGTGGAACGATGCCCGGGGCGCGGCGCGTGCCGGAGCAACCGGGGACGAGCGAAGAGAAGGTCCCCGGAACGCCCGCCGGCGAGGCGGTCCAACCGCCCGCGGAGACCGACAGCGCGCGCGGCGAGCCGGACGGATCGACCGTGGTTCCCGAAATAGCCGCGCAATCGCCTCTCATCCTGGGCACGGCCGGCACGCCGCCGGCGAAGAGTGCCGCGCCGGGCAAACCGGCCGCGACACCGTCCCGGACGC
It includes:
- a CDS encoding NAD(P)H-dependent oxidoreductase subunit E; this encodes MDLHLIPGATPTAEERAAVDAALGPPESGWDGGTRRSGREAQVARGGMDAARRRDLLLPALHAIQGRVGWISEGSLNYVCQRLSVPPAEAYGVAAFYAMFSLEPRPKTVVHVCDDIACRVSGALDLCREMEKRLGPPGEAKKGASATWLRSPCLGQCERAPAVMFQSAGEGRGDWSLAPATAADVTAGIDTPRAASAHSGVPSAPQTLAPRAPGLRLLRRVGVADPESLDDYRAHGGYAALRRALAIGPEGILREVLDSKLVGRGGAAFPTGRKWEAVARQPVRPHYLVCNADESEPGTFKDRVLMEEDPFAVLESMTVAAHATACERGFIYVRGEYPLAIERLQGAIEQARTRGFLGDDILGEGLRFDVEIRRGAGAYICGEETALFNSIEGHRGEPRNKPPFPVQVGLFGKPTAINNVETLVNVLDIVLEGGPAFAAVGSDQSTGPKLFCVSGCATRPGLYEVPFGATLHQLIDLAGGVRGGRPLQAILLGGAAGVFVTPAEIEVPLTFEGTRAIGATLGSGVVMLFDDTVDLQDTVLRIATFFRDESCGQCVPCRVGTVRQEEALHRLAAKRPLGSAAQEALLIDEVAQAMRDASICGLGQTAAGAVQSALRKLHLFDGKGSA
- a CDS encoding molybdopterin-dependent oxidoreductase, yielding MGVTMKGGYTRLTEPLLRKNGILAPATWEEALEAAARGFRAATDSHGPQSFGMFSCSKATNEVNYLAQKFTRSVIGSNNIDSCNRTUHAPSVVGLTTVFGAGGGTSSYREIEETDLILLWGSNARETHPIFFHHVLKGVRNGARLYAIDPRRTGSAQWADVWLGLDVGSDVALANAMGREIISADLVNRAFVERATQGFEAYRAGVGTYTLDYAEKETGVPAAAIRDLAHAYARADRAQLCWTLGITEHHNAVDNVLALINLALLTGHVGRYGSGLNPLRGQNNVQGGGDMGAIPNKLPGGQDVEDAVLRAKFEKVYGATIPPKIGMHLSQMFEAMEHGTLRTVYVLGENPAQSEADMTRAMRLMEGLDHLVVQDIFMTRTAQMAHVVLPASASWCEAEGTVTSSERRVQRVRKALEPPGQARDDLRIVCDLARALGRDWGQPTAEEIWDELRSLSSWHKGMSYARLESAGGLHWPCPDESHPGSPFLHDRLWKDPVEGRLAPFSVVEHDPPVDRLTEEYPIRLTTGRRLDSFNTGVQTAGYASPLRRGESLDLAPEDLERYGLEEGERVRVVSRRGSVEAPVRGDTGLRPGLAFMTLHFQDDVATNLLTIDATDPKSGTAEFKATAIRIERLLSKGAPRGRAAAAAGARAGARSS
- a CDS encoding 2Fe-2S iron-sulfur cluster-binding protein; translated protein: MSDRPGGAPRRDVELTIDGAAVRVSEGTTILQACRGLKIDTPTLCYLETLTPVNVCRVCVVEVEGSRVLVPACSRPVEPKMVVRTDSERVRLSRKLVLELLASSVDLSLVSDEVKGHMKRYAARPERFGPKAATVAQPPKIDNDLYIRDYSKCILCYKCVEACGKDAQNTFAIAVAGRGFDARISTESGRPLTDSACVYCGNCIGVCPTGALMFKSEYDMRRAGTWDESKQTQTDTICPYCGVGCTLQLRVQENRIVKVTSPLDHDVTNGHLCIKGRFGWQFVQNRTPQEVK
- a CDS encoding helix-turn-helix domain-containing protein: MASFGESLKRERELREISLRQISEATKINLRYLEALEENRFDALPGGLFNKGFIRAYATYIGIDGEAMVNSYLQEINVHRPGGEASSRGPSNLHRPQEVPQRRAPAGDRTERPSGSAMSTAQRRAQETRASAIPEPSRPAHAPSQGETRATIAALERVLDQTPRPAVSGIDVADTQATASSRVLVWVLSLVAAAGVLFLIVSLVRGTMPGARRVPEQPGTSEEKVPGTPAGEAVQPPAETDSARGEPDGSTVVPEIAAQSPLILGTAGTPPAKSAAPGKPAATPSRTPPPKQASLPPPEPSPGDARPSNDRPSDDRPTEQARQDDARSARGPMKTVIEARSKTYVVLACDGREVVNRFLEAGETERTKCDTVIRVSASDAGAVVLSVNGETCLPLGDPGTRAYGYTIRVDDYARICPAPGGGSDGRP
- a CDS encoding alcohol dehydrogenase → MATMRAVQVSRPGGPLEMVERPIPEPGAGTLRIKVRACGICHSDSLTKEGGWPGMQYPRVPGHEVAGTIDAVGPGVVGWEEGQPAGVGWNGGYDGRCDHCRRGDFFACVTGQVTGITYDGGYAEYLIAPASAVARMPAGLDPVEAAPLMCAGLTTFNALRNSGARPGDVVAVLGLGGLGHLAVQYAARMGFHTIGIARGKDKEPHARRLGAAGYIDSQAQDPAAELQKMGGAAVILATATSGEAIGAVQGGLAINGTLMIVGAAPSLQVSPVLLLSGRRSIKGWYSGTSIDTQETLTFSASTGVRSMNETFPFERASEAYERMMSGKARFRVVLTIGR